The genomic region GTGGATGATCATGATATGGTGCGAATGGGGTTGAAAACGTATCTGATGCTGGAGCCTACTTTTCATGTGATGGGGGAAGCTGGCCATGGACAGGATGCGCTTGATCAGTTGCGTAAGTTAAATGATAGTGAAATGCCGGACCTGATCCTGATGGATCTGATGATGCCGGTTATGAATGGTGCTGAGGCGACACAAGCCATCATGACTGAGTTTCCGGGGATGAAGATTGTGATGCTCACGAGTTTCCTAGAGGATGATCTTGTTGTTCAAGCGATTGAAGCCGGAGCGGTCAGTTATGTCCTGAAGACGGTCTCTGCCGAAGAACTGATCTATGCTCTTCAAGGGGCCTATAGAGGCATGCCTGTGATGACAGGTGATGTGTCACAGGCCTTAACTCGGGGAATCAGGCAACGTACAGCGAGAGAGAGTGAATCAGGTCTGACTGAACGGGAGAAGGAAGTGCTGTTGCTTATTGCAGAGGGAAAGACCAACAAAGACATTGGAGAAGAACTACATATCAGTATCAAAACCGTCAAAACACATGTGAGCAACCTGCTGATGAAATGCGAGATGGATGATCGTACACAATTGGCTATCTATGCGCATCGTCAGGGCTGGGTGAAAACGAAAGGGTAAAATGCTGTCATGACGGGGAAAATAATCTATTCTTACGTGCTTTTATCTCCTTTTTAATTGTTTTTAAGGTACGGTTAAGGTTTAAAGTACAAAATAAGGACAGTTAAAGAATATCTCTTGGGAATAAGAGATTGGGAGGTAGAGAGGCATGGACGAACGTAATTATAGATCGAACCGTCAAGACGAGGAAAACGAAACCAAACAAACGGAGAACCGGAATTCTTCCGGAACGGACGAATCCTCCTATTATTATTCTTATGGACCTTTTCAGTCCGTGAATCAGGAAGATACAGCAAATCACATGGGAAGCAATAATCAGCGTGAAGAAGGTAATGTAGAGATTACAAAACCTGATCCGGTGAGACCCGTACCTACTTACTATAACAGTGAACCATCCGAGCAAGCGAAAAGATCGTCCGGAGGCGGCGGAAACGGCTCAGGTAACGGTGGAGATCAAGGGAATGGCGGCAAAGGCAACTGGAATTATAATAACCGCAAGCCGCGTTCTTCCGTAAGATCACTTCTGTTCTCCTTTATTGCCGGCATGCTGGTCATTACCGTTCTCATGTACACAGCTGACAGAACGAACATGTTCACACCGGAGACTGCACTTACGAACACAGGCAGTGAAAGCTCGGGACAGGAAGCGTCCACGAACACAGGCGGAGGCAACAATGTAACAGCGTCGTTACTGCCTACAGGCAAAGAAGATGTTTCTTCTGTAGTAACGAGTACAAGTCCAGCAGTCGTCAAAATCGAAACACTCGCGAAGCAGTCCTCACGTACAGGATTGGGTCAGGGTGGATCAAATACAAGTGATCCGTTGTACCAATATTTCTTTGGTAATGGCGGCGGAACGGAAGGCAATCAAGGCCAAAGCCAGCAACCACAAAGCAGTAATCAGCTTGTGCCTATGGGCATTGGTTCCGGGTTCATTTTTGACAAAGAAGGATATATCCTGACGAACCAGCACGTGGTTCAAGGTGCAGATGTGATTCAGGTTACACTGGAGAACAACAGCAAGCCTTATGAAGCGAAACTGCTCGGAAGCAGCTTCGATCTGGATTTAGCCGTATTGAAAATTGAGAAAAACAGTGGTGACGATGCGTTCCCTGTAGCTCCATTGGGCGATTCCAACAGTACGCAAGTCGGTGAATGGCTTGTAGCTATTGGTAACCCTGAAGGGTTCGAACACACCGTTACAGCAGGTGTATTGAGTGCCAAAGAACGTACGATTAGCATTCCGGATGAAGAAACAGGTAAAACACGTGAATATAGCCACTTGCTGCAAACGGATGCTTCCATTAACCCGGGTAACTCCGGTGGTCCGTTGCTTAACCTGAACGGAGAAGTTATCGGGATGAACGTTGCAGTAAGCGCAGATGCACAAGGAATTGGTTTTGCGATCCCATCAAGCGTGATCTCTGAAGCGGTTAAATATCTTAAAGAGAACAAAGAAGTTCCCAAAGAGCCAGTACCATTTATCGGTGCATCTCTGATGGCTCTCACGCCTGAAGTCGCTAAACAAATGGGAACAGATGTGACCGAAGGTTCCGTCGTAGCCAGCACGATCTTCCAATCACCGGCTTACCAAGCAGATCTTCGTGCATATGACATCATCACAGGTGCCAACGGTACGCCATACGCGACAAGTCAGGATCTGATTGATTTTATCAAGAAACAGGAAATCGGCAGTGAAGTGACATTGAATGTGGTTCGTGACGGTAAGAAAATGGATCTGAAAATCAAAATCGGTAACAAAAATGATTTTGATACTTCACAAACAACGGATACACAACAGCAGCAACCATAATATTGGGTTAAGGATTGGCAGAACGGAAGGGTTTGAAGGCCCTTCCGTTTTTTTTGCCCTGAACGAACGGATAACAATGGAGCACGCTTGGATGGAGACTTTTACTTGAAGATGCAGATTGTGCTTCTGCCTGTTACAATGGGATAAAACGTTAGGATAAAGGAGAAAGACCATGCGCTCAACTATTTTGATTGTGGATGATGACGAAAAAATTGTGTCCATGCTCCGCCGCGGGCTGGCTTTTGAAGGATATGAGGTACAGACCGCTTCCAATGGAGCTGAAGGTCTCAGCAAACTGATGGATAAAGAGCCGGACATCGTTGTGCTGGATGTGATGATGCCGCAGATTGACGGATTTGAGGTATGTCGCAGATTGAGGGAAGCAGGCAGCAAAGTGCCAGTGCTGATGCTTACGGCCAAGGATGAAGTACAGAGCCGGGTGACCGGACTGGACACAGGGGCCGATGACTATCTCGTGAAGCCGTTTGCGTTGGAAGAATTATTGGCACGTGTCCGTGCATTGCTGCGCCGCAAGTCAGATATCGCGGGTACACCGGACAATCGTCTGATGTATGAAGATATCATTCTGGACAATGACTCACGTGAAGTGGTGCGAGATGGGCAACGCCTGGAACTGACTGCCAAGGAATTCGAACTGTTGAATTTGTTTATGCAAAATCCAAGACGGGTACTGTCACGCGATCTGATTATGGATAAAATCTGGGGTTATGATTACAGCGGTGAGTCTAACGTGCTTGAAGTGTACATTGCCATGCTCAGACAGAAGACTGAAGAGTACGGTGGCAAACGTCTAATCCAGACCATCCGGGGAGCCGGTTATATTCTGAGAGGTGACTCCTGACATGTCCATTCGGTTAAGACTAACCGCATGGTATTCTGGCATTTTGGCGGCCGTGCTTATCTTTTGGGGCGTTGTAATCTATGCCTTTGTATACTTTAACTCCTATCAGGAAGTCGAACAGCAATTGAAGGTAAAAAGTGCCCGGATTACGGATCAAATTGGTGTAAATCCTCTTTCGCAGTCGTTGGATTTGGACCCATTTACAGAGAGCCAGCTTCAGGAGGCACAAATTTACATTCAACTCTGGGATTATCAGAGTCGTTCAGGCATAATTTCTGGCAATATGAAGAAACTGGAGATTCAGTTTCCGGTATTGAAATCCAATGAAATTCTTGAAAAGCGTGGCATATCCAAAATCTATGTGGATGGAACACCATTTCTGGTGAATCAGCTTCCCCTTTCTCTTCAAGGAACCAATGAGGTACGTGGAATACTTCAGGTAGGAGCTAACGTAAGTTCACAGGAGCGCTTATTAGAGGCGCTTCTTAATATTTTGGTATTTGGCTGGCTGGTGGCGATGGCTTTGGCTATTACCTCAGGTCTCGTACTGGCTCGGAAGTCGATGCGTCCACTTGTGAATGTCATTGATGCTGCGAACCAGATTCAATCCGGGGATGACTTGAGTGTACGAATTCAATATGCAGGACCGAAGGATGAGATTGGGCGTTTGATCGAAACGGTGAATAACATGCTTGAACGTACAGAATTGTCCTTCCGCGGGTTGGAGGAGACGAATGCTGCCCAGCGCCGCTTTGTATCTGATGCATCGCATGAGCTGCGTACGCCGCTGACGACCATTCGCGGAAATGTTGACTTCCTCAAGAAGCTGTGGGATCAGGAGGGAACCGACCGACCGAATCTGGATGAAGAAACGGTAAGACAGATGTCCGTCGAGGCGTTGGAGGACATGGCCGATGAAGGCAAGCGCATGAGCAGATTGATCAGTGACATGCTGTCATTGGCCAGAGCGGATACAGGCCAGAAAATTGAACTCAATCCGATTCCTCTACAGATCTTGGTACAGGAAGTGGCGCGTAGATCGCAATTTCTGGATCATCATGCGGACTGGCGTCCGGGTGATCTTTCGATACTCAATGGTATCTATGTGAACGGCAGCAAGGATTATCTGCAACAGATGCTGTTTATTTTCATCGAAAATGCGTTTAAATACACACCGGAAGGCTCGGTGACCCTGGATGCTGTATTGTACAAAGGTCAGGTAGGACTACGCATCAGCGACACCGGCATTGGGATGGATCGGGACGAAGTGCCGTTCATCTTTGATCGCTTCTATCGGGCAGATGAATCCCGCGGGGCGACACCGGGCATTGGTCTGGGACTTTCGATTGCCAAGTGGATCATTGAGGAACACCATGGATCGGTTGAGGTTGTGACCAGACGTGGAGAAGGAACCACCTTTATTATCTGGTTGCCGGTTGTCTTTGCTCCGCCTATCGAATAAAGGTATAATAGACAGGACTGCAATTACATCGGCAACGTTGCCGAGAAAGAAAGCGGGTGGCAACCAAGTGGAAGTACTGCGAATTTCGCCGCGGGGATATTGTTACGGCGTTGTGGATGCGATGGTGCTCGCACGTCAAGCGGCACGCAATCTGGATTTACCACGGCCTATTTATATATTGGGTATGATTGTGCATAACCAACATGTGACGGATTCCTTTGAAGATGAAGGTATTATTACATTGGATGGTCCGAACCGGATGGATATTTTGAGTCAAGTGGAGAGTGGCACGATTATTTTCACAGCTCATGGTGTTTCTCCAGAAGTGCGCAAGCTGGCACGGGACAAAGGGTTGACGACAGTCGATGCAACATGCCCTGATGTCACCAAGACCCATGATCTCATTCGGGAGAAGACGGCAGAAGGTTATCAGATCATCTATATCGGCAAAAAGAACCATCCTGAACCAGAAGGTGCTGTAGGTGTTGCACCAGATCTTGTTCATCTGATCGAAAAGGAAGAAGAGATCGATGAACTGAACGTACCTGCAGGCAAAATTCTGATCACGAATCAGACCACAATGAGTCAATGGGACATCAAGCATATTATGAGTCGTCTGCTGGAGAAGTTTCCGGGTGCAGAGATTCATAATGAAATCTGCTTGGCGACTCAAGTGCGTCAGGAAGCTGTCGCTGAACAGGCGGGGCAGTCTGATCTGGTTATTGTTGTAGGTGATCCTCGCAGCAATAACTCTAACCGTCTGGCACAAGTGTCGGAGGAGATCGCGGGGGTTACGGCCTATCGTGTATCCGATGTGGCAGAGATTCAGCAAGAATGGCTAAAAGGTGTAAATAAGGTGGCCGTTACTTCGGGTGCTTCAACACCAACACCGATTACGAAGGAAGTCATCCTTTATCTGGAGCAGTATGAACATGATAAGCCGGAGACGTGGGAAATTAAGCGTACCGTGAACATGAGCAAACTACTGCCACCAGTTAGAGAAAAAACACGTACCCCGTAGGGCAAGGGCATGTAAGTGAAGATCAAAAGTTATAAAAGAATTGAGAAGAACCCTGTTACGCAGAACCGATTTCGGAGTCTGCGGAGCAGGGTTCTTTGTGTATATGGATAAGGAATGTGTACCTTGACGCAATAGGAGAACTATGGTATAGTTACTTTAACGGATAAAAGCTTAAAAGCGAACAAGCGTTTAAGCGCGACAGAGTTTTTGGTATTTTAATCAGACGCACGTTAAGAAATTATGGTGCTCTCATACAAGGAAGGATGGGAATTAATATGATCGTTATTGCAGGCAAGGCTACTCCGGAGGAACAGATTCAGGATATCGTTGCAGTTATTGAAAAAGAAGGGCTTCAGGTACACATCTCTCGCGGAGAGGATCGTACTATTATCGGTTTGATTGGCAAAGTTGAACCTAAAATGCAGGAGCATCTTCGCCAAATGAAAGGTGTCGAGAATGTCGTGAAAATCTCGAAGTCCTACAAATTGGCAAGCCGTGACTTCCACCCTGAAGATACGGTGATTTCCATCAAAGGTGTAGATATCGGCGGGAAAGAACTTGTTGTCATGGGTGGACCATGTGCGGTTGAATCCGCTGCGCAGATTGATGAGATTGCCGGGCTTGTGAAAGCTGCTGGTGGGCAAGTGCTGCGTGGAGGTGCATTTAAGCCGCGTACAGGTCCTTACAGCTTCCAGGGAACAGGAGTAGAGGGATTGATCATGATGGCGGAAGCAGGCAAAAAACATGACCTGCTGACCATTACAGAAGTTATGACACCCGAGTATGTGGATATTTGCGCCGAGTACGCAGATATTCTGCAAGTAGGTACACGTAACATGCAGAACTTTGACCTGCTCCGCAAATTGGGAGAGTGTGGCAAACCGGTATTGTTGAAACGTGGCTTCAGTGCGACATATGATGAATTGTTGAATGCGGCTGAATACATTCTTGCGGGTGGTAACCCGAATGTCATGCTGTGTGAGCGCGGTATTCGTACGTTTGAATCCTACACACGGAATACGCTTGATCTGTCCGCGATCCCTGTTCTGCAGTCTCTGAGCCATTTGCCGGTTATTTCAGACCCGAGCCATGGTACTGGGCGCCGTGAACTGGTGGAACCAATGACGAAAGCTTCTGTTGCTGCGGGTGCCAATGGCCTAATCATTGAGATGCATACCGATCCGGATAATTCCATGACAGGAGATGGTGTGCAGTCCTTGTTCCCTGACCAATTCGCCAACCTGCTGCAGGATCTGGAGAAATTGGCACCAATCGTGGGTAAATCATTCAGCACAGCCAAACAACCGGCAGAATTTTTCCCGGCACGTGTAGGCGTGTAATAAGAATTCCATAGTCAAGGTCTGGATCATCATCCGGGCATCTCCTCTGGTCTCGTTCATTGCAACGGAATCAGATAGATGCTCGGTTTTTTGCATATTTTGCAGTTTTGAACGTATTTATTAATCAATAGTGATAAGAAACATTTATGATGTGAAGTTTTTTCCATGATTTAGGTTAAAATAGGGGTCGCTTTACCGCATTAAACTAGTTAAATGTATATAAAACTAGTTGTTATATGAATTTATGTTATTTATAAAGTGTGAGTATAGCTAACATCTCTTCAAAAAATACCTTACATAAGTATTGACGATGTCATGTTTTAAAATTTATAATGACGACAGAAAAAAATTCGAATTTAGACATTTTCTTAGTGGGGTTGTTTAATGTTCGGAATATTTGGGAGGACGAATACATGTCGGTTGAAAACGTATTGAAATCAATTCAAGAGAACAACATCGAGTGGGTAGATTTTCGTTTTGTAGATTTAGCTGGTCGTGCACATCACATCTCGTTGCCAGCTTCGGCTGTTGATGCAGACACGTTCGTAAATGGAGTAGCTTTTGACGGTTCTTCTATCCAAGGTTTCCGCGGAATTGAAGAGTCCGATATGGTTATGATGCCAGATCCTGAAGCGACTTATGTCGATCCGTTCACAGCACACCCTACATTGAATGTTATGTGTGATATCTTCACTCCGGATGGCGAGCGTTATGAGCGTGACCCACGTAGTATCGCTGTTAAAGCAGAAGCTTATTTGCAAGAGAGCGGTGTAGGTACAGCAGCATTCTTCGCACCTGAATCCGAGTTCTTCATCTTCGACGATGTACGTTATGAGAGCGGCACGAACAGCTCTTCCTACTTCGTAGATTCCGAAGAAGCTTCATGGAACACGAACCGCAAAGAAGAAGGCGGAAACCTGGGCTTCAAAGTTCGCACTAAAGGTGGATATGTTCCAGTAGCGCCAGTGGATACACAACAAGATATTCGTAGCGAAATGTGTCGTCTTTTGGAAGAAGCAGGCCTGTCGATCGAGCGTCATCACCATGAAGTGGCGACAGCGGGTCAAGCCGAAATCAACTTCCGTTTTGATACACTGAAGAAAACAGCAGATAACCTGCTTGCATACAAATACATCGTGCACAACACTGCACGTCAATATGGTAAAGTAGCAACATTCATGCCAAAACCATTGTTCGGTGATAATGGTAGCGGAATGCACGTTCACCAATCCATCTTTGATGGCGATTCCCCATTGTTCTATGACAAAGCGGGATATGCTAACCTGAGTGAAATGGCTTTGCACTACATCGGAGGTATCCTGTACCATGCTCCGGCACTGATCGCTTTGACTAACCCTAGTACGAACTCGTTCAAACGTCTCGTACCTGGTTATGAAGCACCAGTAAACCTGGTTTACTCCAAAGGTAACCGTTCCGCAGCAGTTCGTATCCCGGTTGCAGCGGTTACACCTAAAGGTTGTCGTATCGAGTTCCGTACACCGGACTCCACAGCTAACCCATACTTGGCATTCTCCGCAATGCTGATGGCTGGTCTGGATGGAATCAAACGTAAAATCAACCCAACTGAGCTTGGATATGGTCCACTCGATAAAAACATCTATGACCTGTCTGATGCAGATAAAGAAAACATCCGCAGTGTGCCAGCTTCCCTCGAAGAAGCACTTGATGCATTGGCAGCTGATAACGAGTTCTTGACTGAAGGCGGCGTATTCACGAAAGAATTCATTGAAAACTACATCAACCTCAAACGTGATGAAGCGAAAGCAGTAGCGATCCGCATTCATCCGCACGAGTACAGCCTCTACTTCGACTGCTAATCAGTCGAGGTCGGAACAGATCTTGTTCCAACCTAAAGCCTCCGGGACACGCTCTCGGAGGCTTTTCCTTGAATTAAACAATGTAGCGCTTTAACTTTGCAGGGTGATAAAGGAATTTGATGGCCTGAATTCAACACTTCAGTGCATATTGCCCTTGAAGCAGATAGAGAATACTGATATCATAGCGATAATATTCACTTAATATGTCAGAGTTACGGATGGAAAGGGCGGGGGATTTTGTGACAAAAAGAGCGTATAACTTTAATGCAGGACCTGCGGCGTTACCACTTGAGGTACTGGAGCGTGCACAGGCGGAATTTGTAGATTTTCGTAATACAGGCATGTCGATTATGGAGATGTCTCACCGTGGAGCGGTGTACGAGTCTGTACATAATGAAGCTCAGGAGCGTTTGTTGTCGCTTCTAGGCAATCCAAAAGGATACAAGGTTCTCTTTCTGCAGGGTGGTGCAAGCACTCAGTTCGCGATGCTGCCCATGAACCTGCTCGGAGCAGGACAGACAGCAAGTTACGTAATGACTGGCAGCTGGGCCAAGAAGGCTCTGTCTGAGGCGAAGCTGATCGGCGAGACACATGTTGCTGCATCTTCGGAAGCAGAGAAGTTCATGAAATTGCCGGATGTTTCGAATCTCAGTCTGCCTGAACGTACGGCTTATGTGCATTTGACTTCCAACGAAACGATTGAAGGTACGCAATTCAAATCATTCCCGGATACCGGTTCAGTACCTCTGATTGCGGACATGTCGAGTGATATTTTCTGTAAACCATTCGATCTCAATCAATTCGGCATGATCTACGCAGGTGCACAGAAGAACCTGGGTCCATCCGGAATTACGGTTGTGATTGCTCGTGAAGAACTGGTGAGCGAATCGCCTAAAACGATTCCAACCATGCTTCGTTACAGCACGCATGTAGACAACAACTCCCTATACAATACGCCACCTTCCTTCTCGGTATATATGGTGAATGAAGTATTGAAATGGATTGAAGAACAGGGCGGACTGGCTGGTATTGAGCAAAAAAATACGAAAAAAGCGGAATTGCTCTATAACACGATTGATTCTTCAGGTGATTTCTACCGTGGTTGTGTGGAAGCAGAAGATCGTTCTCTCATGAATGTAACCTTCCGTCTTGCTTCCGAGGAACTGGAGAAAAAGTTCATCAAAGCATCTGAGGAAGAAGGATTCGTAGGTCTGAAAGGACATCGCAGTGTGGGTGGTCTCCGTGCCTCCATTTACAATGCTGCTCCTTATGAGAGTGTTAAGGCACTGACAGACTTCATGAGCCACTTCCAGAAGACAAATGGATAATTAAGTATAGGTACGGTGTCATGGACCTTCGTGTCTAATCCTGTGCCTTACCAGAGCCTTCCACATTGACGTGTGGAGGGCTTTTCTTTAAGATTAGAGGGTTGTCGTCAACATGAAACGAAAAGGAGATTGAACACATATGGCTTTACACATCGTTCTGGTTGAACCAGAAATTCCGGCGAACACAGGGAATATTTCGCGTACTTGTGCGGCGACCGGCACCCATCTGCATCTCGTGCGTCCACTTGGATTTCGAACAGATGATGCTACATTGAAACGGGCAGGGCTGGATTACTGGCATGCCGTTCATATTGAATACCACGACTCATTCGAAGAGGTTCAGGAAAAGTATTCGGAAGGTCGTTTCTTCTACGCAACTACGAAGGCCAAGAATCGATATAGTGATTTTGAATTTCAAGATGGGGATTTCCTTGTCTTTGGTAAAGAGACTAAAGGCCTGCCGCCTGAATTAATTGCTGCGAATCCCGACACATGTATGAAAATGCCAATGACTGGTGACGTTAGATCATTAAATCTGTCCAATTCGGCAGCAATTATTGTGTATGAAGCATTGCGTCAGCTTAATTTTCCGGGGTTAGAGGGTTAAATTAGGGTTATTAATGACGGCTAGAATTCGGTAAAAAAACATTTTTCAAAAAAAAGGACAAAAAATGTTTATTTCCAGCAGGATTCGACAAAATGTTGGCGAATCTATAAACATAGTACAAATGTACCTAGAAATTTAGAGTAAGATAGGAGAGGTGTGCCGTAGCTATGAAGCCAGCTGGAGTAGTTCGCAAAGTTGACCAATTAGGTAGGATCGTATTGCCTAAATCTTTGCGTAAAAGGTATCAAATGAATGAGGGAGATCCTGTAGAGATCTTAGTACAAGGGGACCATATTATCTTGGAGAGATATCGTCCAAAATGTATTTTCTGCGGATCCATCGAGGAAGTCAACGAGTTCAAAGAGCGTTACATATGCGCACAATGTTTAGATGAAATGACTCAGCTTCCACAGCACGGGTAAGAAATAACGTCATGGGGTCCATTGACCCCGTGGCGTTTTTTTGTTTTTTTATTATCCAGCCGATGGTACGGTTCCAAATGAATAAAAGGAAAATACGTAAACTAACGTTGGATGCATATAGGTAATACCTTATCCCATACGGCATTCAGGATGCCTTGCATATTTTCTTCCTCACTGTTAATACATATGACAGCTTCCCTTGAGGGAAGGATGATGCACAACTGACCATAGGCGCCATCAGCGCGGTAAGCATCGTGGGAACACATCCAGAACTGATATCCGTAACCTTTTCCCCAATCACCGTCTCCAGTCGTTTCGATCTGCTGGGACGTAGCCTGTCTAATCCAATCCGCAGGTACAAGCTGTGTGCCTTCCCAGTGGCCCTTCTGCAGCAGTAATTGTCCAAATCGACTTAGCTCCTCATTGCTTATCCAAAGACCAGCACAACCGAGTGTTACCCCCAGTGGAGAGGTTTCCCACTCTACATCATGTATGCCAAGCGGCTCAAATAACCGTGGAGTCAGGTAATCTTTCACGGTTTGGCCGGTAGCAGCCTGCAGCATGGCCGAGATCATAAACGTATCGCCACTGCTGTATGTAAATTGTTCTCCAGGCATCCGGTCCAGAGGTAGAGACATGTAATGTTTCGCCCAATCCTTCTCGGTCAATGAAGCACGTTCATCCGCCCAAAGAGGCGGCGAGTCATGGCCTGAAGACATTCGGAGAAGATCACGTAACTTCAGTTCCCGCGGCGAGGGGAGATGGTCCTGCGCAATGGGGACATGATTATAGGTGAAATAATCACCAAGTGTGGCATCCAGATGTATCAGACCTTCTTCAAGCGCAAGTCCAACGGCCATACAGGTAAAGGATTTGCTGATGGAATGTTGTACCCGGCGCTGATCTGTATCCCGGTCCCAATGGGCAAGCAGGTGTCCTTTTTGTAATATGCGAATGGAGATAACATTCAATTGTTGCTCGGTAATCGCTTGGATGAAGCCTTCGAGTTTCTCAGTCATATTAACCTCCCTAATATCAGGTGAAACCTGAGTAAAATCGGTTGGTGAAACGTTTCCGTAATTCGATTGTAAAATCAGAACCCATGTTAGTATAAACCTGCTTTGGTGTCAATTAAAGTTGTAATAGTACTGACTAAAATTTCATTTTTTCGCAATAATAGTGTCTTTGGGCGCAAATTCAGACTTAAAATAGCATGTTTTCGAGAAAATAACGCGAAATTTGTAAAAAGGTTATTGACAGGATTTACTCATCGGGCTTATGATTTATTCGAAACGATTCGAAGAAATCGCTTCCACATTAAAAGTGTTGTAATGAAGTCCATGTGGATCAACGTTGGTTATGTTTTGAAACGATTCGAGAAAATCGTTTCGATAACCCATCGTTTTACAAGGGAATCTACAACAGCCTGCAATCCAACGCCAGTGAAACGAATGAGTAAAGACAGCAGGCGATGATGAGAGGGGTTACATTATGGCACATATAACGATCGAAACTGGGTCGCCAACCTTATGCATGAATACGAGCATACATGTTGTGTCCAGTGACTCCGGAGAGACTTCAGGCGGTACACTATATCTGTTGCACGGGGCAGGCGATAATGCGAGTACCTGGCAGCGGTTAACCACAATTGAGATGTATGCAGCCCAATACGGCTGTACCGTCATTATGCCAGAAGCGAATCGAAGCTATTACACCGATATGGAATACGGCCTGAATTACTTCCACTACATCACTCAGGAGTTACCTGAAGTATGCAAGCGTCTACTCAATCTGAATCCTGATCCGGAGAAAACGTACATTGCCGGTTTATCGATGGGTGGATATGGTGCACTGAAATGTGGGCTAACTTATCCAGAGCGATATCGCAAAGTAGTGTCTTTATCCGGCGTTACGGATATCCAGACACGCCTTCATGATCCCCATATGCCAGCGACCATGATCAAGGAAATGAAAGCGGTTTTTGGAGAACGGTTACAGGTAAAAGCCGATCAGGATATTTACAAACTGTCAGCCAAGCTGCTGGAACAGGGTGTACCTTTACCGGATATCCTCAGTTGCTGCGGCGACAGTGACCCCTTCGTGGAGATGAATCGCGATTATGCGAAATACATGCAGGGGACGGCCTTTGATTTTCGGTATGTGGAGACGCCAGGGGCTCATGAATGGAGATTTTGGGAGCACCACCTGAGAACGATGTTTGATTTTCTGTACAACGACAAGACCACAGTAGAGTGAGGAGATGCAATGTGAAACCTGCAGCCGAAGGACCTAGCAAAAAGCTGAAGGGAAACGTGAAGGGCAATTCGCTCTGGACTGAAATCTGGAAGCACCGAATGACATACACCCTGCTTATTCCGGGGCTTGTCTGGCTAATCTTGTTTGCCTACATGCCGATGGGCGGCCTGTCTCTGGCATTCAAAGATTACAAGGCCAATCTGGGCATCTGGGGAAGTCCATGGAGCGGATTCGAGAACTTCAAATATGTTTTCCGTGATCCAACCTTTATCGATGCCGTATGGCGTACGCTGTACATCAATATTCTG from Paenibacillus sp. FSL R5-0341 harbors:
- a CDS encoding alpha/beta hydrolase family protein, with the protein product MAHITIETGSPTLCMNTSIHVVSSDSGETSGGTLYLLHGAGDNASTWQRLTTIEMYAAQYGCTVIMPEANRSYYTDMEYGLNYFHYITQELPEVCKRLLNLNPDPEKTYIAGLSMGGYGALKCGLTYPERYRKVVSLSGVTDIQTRLHDPHMPATMIKEMKAVFGERLQVKADQDIYKLSAKLLEQGVPLPDILSCCGDSDPFVEMNRDYAKYMQGTAFDFRYVETPGAHEWRFWEHHLRTMFDFLYNDKTTVE